In Pelodiscus sinensis isolate JC-2024 chromosome 19, ASM4963464v1, whole genome shotgun sequence, the DNA window gggggagagggagaaagaagcagcagtgagGCCAGGGCCAGTGATAATGAGGGTGGGGGTacaggcaggaatggggggaggaggaagggcagtgATGGGATTGGTgctggtgcagcagggcaggctgctgccagcagttggggggggcggtggcagggcgcgctggggcagcagggggcgctgtttCGGACTCAGCGCCGGGAGCGACCTTCCCTAGGATGCCGGCGGCGAGCCGCGCGGTGCCTGCTGGGAGCGGTAGTTGCTGCGCTGCGGACGCGGTCGCCGCCGGCCGCCCAAGCCGGCCTCGCTTTCCCGGCATGCCGCGCGGCGTTGCGACAGTGTCGCGCGGGGGCCTGTCGTAAGATGGCGGCTGCTGCGCAGGGGCTGTGAGGCCTAGTAGGAGGCGCGGCGCGGGGTGAGTGCGGCGCTGTGGGGCCCCGGAGCgctctcggggggaggggagcccggcTCTCGGGGCAGCcggtcctgctgctcctgggggcaggggctcgaACCCGCCGCCCTGCGCCCCGCAAGCCACAGCCGGAGCCCGGGCCCTgttgtgtcgggggggggggcagagcctgggccccctggggtctcgggggggggggcagagcctgggccctggggtctcgggggggggggggcagagcctgggccctggggtctcggggggggggggcagagcctgggccctggggtctcgggggggggggcagagcccggatctctggggtctctggggggggggcagagcccggatccctggggtctctgggggggggcagagcccggatctctggggtctctggggggggggcagagcccggatccctggggtctctggggggggggcagagcccggacccctggggtctctggggggggggcagagcccggaTCCCTGGGGtctcgggggggggcagagcccggaTCCCTGGGGTctcggggggggcagagcccggaTCTCTGGGATctctggggggggcagagcccggaTCCCTGggatctctggggggggggcagagcccggaTCCCTGGGGTctcggggggggcagagcccggaTCTCTGGGttctcgggggagggaggggcagagcacgGACCTCTGGGCAGTCTCGTGGGGTcaggacaatgttccctctaattccttccatccatgtgcagaatacattttgcgtgccctgaggcatgtgtgaatgtgcaccaccagtaggaacaaaaacctagctgggggcgctctgctaatcatctgggtggcatctgaatgtctcctgagcagccgcacaagcgcccagcttagagggaatagtCTGGGATGCGGAGGAAGCCCCCTCTGCTGGGTTCTCTCGCATGGTTGGGGAAGAGGCGGAAGGGAGTCTGGgaaaagccctgcaaatccacagatatctgtggGTGTCCCCACACGCGGATGTGGATGTGTGTATCTACGGCTCATTTGCGTGGATGTGGTTGCAAATGTTGGATCTATAACACTGCATATATTCTGGTCATCTGTGGATGACCCTTTTATACCCACAGGTCCTGCTTGGATACCgctgctagggatgtaaatataCAAAGTGAACTGGTTAAACGATTTAATTGTAATCAATGAACCGGTTAACTGTATTGCTGGGGTCTGGCCatcctgctgtggggggggctctgccctctGTGTGCGGGTgggggactgctctggccagcctgctggggtTGCGCTGTGCTGTAGATGAGGAATTGCTCCAGTTGGCCAGCTGTGGTCACGCCACGCTGTGGACTGCTGTGGCCATCCACTTGGGGTCGCACTGTGGGCGAGGGACTGCTTCAGCCAGCCCACTGGGGTTATGTCACGCTACGGGTTGGGGACTGCTTTGTGTTGTGCTgcgggactgctccagccagcccaCTAGGGTCAGGCCACGTCACAGGTGGGGGGGCTGGTCCAGCCGGTCAGCTGGGGTCGTGCCATGGGCGGGGGACCACTCTGGCCCACGGGTTCCTGTCAGCCGGGCCACAGCAGATGGGGGactgcttcttcccccccccctccgtttaACCAGTTATCTGGTGAGCATGCTAGTATGGCTAATGCTTACAGGTAACCTTTTACGTCCTTAATGGATGCGGATATCCGCAGCtcacttttgcagatacagatgcaggtACAGAActttgtgtctgtgcaggggtCTATTCCTTGGTTCTTTCGTGGAGTTGCGGGGGAAGTggactcctggattctctccCAGGGTTAGGGTCATGGGTTTACTGTGGTAACCCTGTATTAAAAAGGGTGTATGTCCTGTGAACTGCCCAGACACCCCTGCTGCACCAAGGCCAAAATAGGGAAtcaccctcttcccttcccctctgcccttgGGCCAATTCTGGATGGGAgtcagcgccccccagaggggaAGATCCTCATTCTCTGCTCTCCCCAAGCCAGCCCGCACCTAATGATGTGTCCCGtgtatttttttttggggggggggggcagtgccaagCTAATGGAAGCTcagttcccctctcacaccctccACACCCCCATTAACAGCCTCTTACTGCCCTGCACAGATGGCTGGTGACGTGCCCGACAAGAAGGAGCGGGACTTGTCACCCCCCAAGGAGGAGAGGAAACGTGCGAGCTCCCTGGACAGGGACCGTGACAGGAAGCGACACAGGTCTCGGGAGAGGAGGCGGGGCAGCCGATCAAGATCCCGCTCCCGTTCCAAGTCAGCTGAGAGGTAGCAGCCTCCAGGCCTAGGGGTGGGGGGCCGTGTGGTTGGCTCTGACAGGCTGGTAACTGATCCCCCGGCTCTACCCTTGTAGGGAGCGGAGACAAAAAGAGCGTGAGCGGAATAAGAAGGATCGCGAGAGGGAGAAAGATGGGCACCGGCGGGACAAGGACAGGAAACGCTCCAGGTAAAACCttgcacccccacctctgccagtGCGTACAGTGTTATGGGAGAGTTTCTGGGAATGcaaccacttctggggtgcagcatgagACATCCGCACTGCACTGGCACCCGTTTGTCAGGTTAAGACTGGAAATGAGCGGGGTCTGGCCGGGCTGGAGATTTCAGGGAGCAGAATGTCCTTGGCCAAGGTGTGATGTTGGGGTCTTGCCACCACCCTGTGGAGCCGATAACGATGGCGAGGGGCAGGGCCCTggttccccttctcctccaggaGATGTCGGCTCCAGCAGGCAGCGCCTCCTGCCCAGTAGtcgctgagccagcagcccctctTCCTGCTGTATCTCGGCTTTGCCTGGGGTGGCTTGCGCTTAACAGCCAGAACCTGCTTCGCCGAGACCCCAGCCCGAGTGGCCCTGCgccaggagggagctgcctgGTTCCCAGCACTTTCTGGATAAATGGGAGCCACAGAGCCCCACGTGTTCCTGGAGACCTTGCCACGATTGCCGAGTGGGACCAGGATCAGTGGGCGCGtggccccaggcctgctgcaTGGGAGGCGTGAGAGGCGTTGAGCTCTGGCTGAGGGAGAATTCGCCCAGGAGCGTCTCATGTCTGCTTTTTCACTCCCTCAGAAGCTTGTCCCCGGGCCGTGGCAAAGACTCCAAATCGCGGAAGGAGCGAGACTcgcggaggggggaggaagaggaggatgccgCCTTGAAGAAGGAGAAGGTGGGAAGGCAGGAAGATGGGCAGCTCTGGGCTGAGGGGCCATGGGAGCCATGTAGGGGTGGGCACGGCCAGTGTCAGTCTGCGCGTGCTCCAGGGAGCATGCAGAAGATGCggtgcctgctcctgtgccttgtTGGGCCCTGGCGTTCAGCCTCCGCGTGCTCCGTGTGCGTCCTCTGGGTTCCCTGCCTGGGTCTCAGGTGCAGTAGCCCAGccccccgggagcagctgggggtCTTCCCTTGAGCCTGCCtattccagcccagcccccaagcTGTTCTGCTGCTCGTCTCTGCGGCTGCCTCAGCCAGGTCTCCCCAGAGCCCCCTAGGAAGGGGCCGCCCGTCTGTGGGTCGTGAGGGTTGTTCTCTGCGCACACAGCCGTAGAACTGAGACCCCTCCCCACCGCCTGTCCCATCGCAGCCTCCTGTCTGGCTCAGTCTGCTGGAGCCCAGGAGTGTCTTGGACGGGCACAGGGcaggaaccccctcccccctgctacCCCAAGCGCTTCGATGCTCCAGGGGGCCATGTGCTGCCTGTGCAGTTTGGGGCAGGTGGGCTGGAGCCGGGGGCAGGTGGGCTGGAGCCGGGGGCAGCCATCCTGGCTGAGGAGATGTTAACTCCTTGTGTTTCCAGGCCCAGCCTCTGTctctggaggagctgctggccaAGAAGAAGGCTGAAGAGGAGGCCGAGGCCAAGGTAAGAATTTCGTCCCCATCCCCGCTGTAGGGGCATCTTCCCCTCCTCCATTGCTCTGGCAGAGCAGACATGGCCCCTTTTCCCCCGGGTCTGGAGGCGGTTCGGGGCTCCCCACGCAGAGTGAGCCGAAGGGTCCGctccagggcaggcctgggcactgctcactgccctctctgccccccagcccaagtTCCTGTCCAAGGCGGAGCGGGAAGCTGAGGCCCTGAAGCGGCggcagcaggaggtggaggagcgGCAGAGGCTGCTGGAGGATGAGAGGAAAAAGAGGAAGCAGTTTCAGGATATGGGGAGGAAGATGCTgggtaagtgccccccccccccccgcaatgcaCCCTGGGCAGCCCTCCCGGGGAGCAGCTTGCAGGGCCCAGGCAGCCCTGTCCAGCTTGGGGgccaagggggtggggctgggaagccaTGCCCTGTTCCCATCCACcctgtgtccctccccccagagGACCCCCAGGAGCGGGAGCGCAGGGAACGCCGGGAGCGCATGGAGCGAGAGACTAACGGCAACGAGGacgaggaggggaggcagaagaTCCGTGAGGAGAAGGACAAGAGCAAGGAGCTGCATGCCATCAAGGTGCCCGCCATGCCAGGGGCCCCAAGGCTGCCCCCCACGCTCCCTGGGCAAGGGAGACGCTGGGGgcccaggacccctgggttctagCCTGGCCTTGGGAGTAGTGAttacagcagggggtggggctgggactcaGGACCCCGGGTTCTCTTCCCTTGACACCCTCTGTGACCTCAGACAAGTCCTTTTACCTGGCCTTGGTGGGACTGATCCTCTCTACTGGGgtggtgtggggcggggggggagctggcagctgggctgggagttGGAGGCTGACAGCGCGGCTGGGCTGCCCCCTCCAGGAGCGGTACCTGGGCGGGATCAAGAAGCGCCGACGCACCCGGCACTTGAACGACCGCAAGTTCGTCTTTGAGTGGGACGCCTCCGAGGACACGTCCATCGACTACAACCCGCTGTGAgtagggcagggcagacagggcagccctgctacggactgggggctggagaggcggctgggggtgcacaggggCGATGGAAGCACACAGCGGCTGCCCGTACAGCGGGGGGGAGAGTCGTCTAGCAGTGCTGGAGTTGTGCTCATCtagtgcagcaggagaggggtgcagagagccaggactcctgggttctgtcgcccattctgggaggggagcgggatctagtggttagagctggggggggggtcagaactcCTGGATCCAGGAGGGGAGTCAGTTTAGTGGTTAGTGCAGGGCACAGCAGTGTGAGGGGCAAGATGCATCAGTCCCAGGGAGGGgaagctccctgccccagaagGGTGCAAAATAGCAGGTCGGCTACCTGTGTGGAGCAGTGGGAACCAAACCTGGCCCCAAGCCTGCCCCGCCGGTTCCCCCTCTGCCTGGGCTATCCTGAGATCTGCCGGGGTCCCAGGCCAGCAGGCTCCGTCTTCTCCCCCAGGTACAAGGAGCGGCACCAGGTGCAGCTGCTGGGCAGGGGTTTCATCGCTGGCATTGACCTGAAGCAGCAGAAGCGGGAGCAGTCGCGCTTTTACGGGGACCTGATGGAGAAGAGGCGGAcgctggaggagaaggagcaggaggagTGAGTGACCCGCTGGGGCGGGGGTCAGGCCAGGGCACCGCCACCTGCGCCCCGTGGCTTGGCCAAGGCTGGGTTTCCCCTTCCCCGACTCAGCCTTGCTGGGCCGGAGATCCCtggctgggtgggctctggatgCCGGGACACAAGAGTCCCCGTGGGCCTTGGGGCggcccagtgcatgctgggacgtGTAGGGCTCGTTGGCGAGACctgagctgctcccctccctggcgCCAGGGCCCGGCTGCGCAAGCTGCGGAAGAAGGAGGCCAAGCAGCGCTGGGACGACCGGCACTGGTCCCAGAAGAAGCTGGATGAGATGACGGACAGGGACTGGCGTATCTTCCGGGAGGACTACAGCATCACCACCAAGGGGGGCAAGATCCCCAACCCTGTCCGCTCCTGGAaggactcctccctgcccccccacatcctggAGGTGATAGACAAGTGTGGCTACAAGGTGAGAGCCGGGCTGAGCCCTGCAGCTTCTTGGGGGAAGGAGTGACTGGCCCTTTGCTATCAGGAATCCAGGTCCAAGCTTGGGTCTCGTTGcttggcctggaggtgggaacTGGGTCTGGACGTAGGGCTCTTGTCTCTGGTGGGGACGGGGGAATGCGAACGAGGGAGCCAGGGCTCGTGGGCAGAGCTGTCAGGTCCATAGAATGGTTCAGGGCAGCTTCCCTGGGCCTCgcactttgcccccccccccccccccattccccatcCCCGGAGGCTGCTCCAACCATCCTATCAACACCCAGGGCAGTCTGGGGGATTACCAGGGAGCCTGGTGCCTGTAGCAGGGATCGCACTAGCAACCCAGCacctgctctgctccgctgccatctcccagccaggtggcttcactttctctctctctgcaccagGCCTCTTGGTAATCCCCTGGGTCATGtctctctggggagggggcagagcttgggtgaagagatggggcagaggtggggtaaccccgggccctgcaccccctttgGTTGCTCTGCTCCTCGGTTTAGTTCCCTGCCCCACACTCCCCTTGGTGAAAGGGACATGGGTCCGTCTCCATCCTGTGTCTCTGTTTTTCGcctgcccaggaacccacccctatCCAGCGCCAGGCCATCCCCATTGGCCTACAGAACCGCGACATCATCGGCGTGGCTGAGACCGGCAGCGGCAAGACGGCCGCCTTCCTGATCCCGTTGCTGGTGTGGATCACGACGCTGCCCAAGATCGACAGGTGTGGCccgagcaggggaggggtggctgcCTGGCCGGGGGTGCCGGGGCACAGGAGGGCATTCTCCGGGTGTGGGAAAGGCTGGCTCCGGGGTGAAATGGTCCCACGGGTGTTCTATCGCCTGCAGGATCGAGGAGTCGGACCAGGGTCCCTACGCCATCATCCTGGCCCCGACTCGCGAGCTGGCCCAGCAGATCGAAGAGGAGACCATCAAGTTCGGGAAGCCTCTGGGGATCCGCACGGTGGCTGTCATCGGGGGCATCTCCCGGGAGGACCAGGGCTTTCGGCTGCGCATGGGCTGCGAGGTGAGTGCCGTGGCTGGGGGCGGCCGGGGCCTGGGCCCTGCGGGCTCTGAGCCTCTTGCTGTCCCCTGCAGATCGTCATCGCCACACCCGGGCGACTCATCGACGTGCTGGAGAACCGCTACCTGGTGCTGAGCCGCTGCACCTACGTGGTGCTGGACGAGGCGGACAGGATGATCGACATGGGCTTCGAGCCCGACGTGCAGAAGATCCTGGAGCACATGCCCGTCACCAACCAGAAGCCCGACACCGACGAGGCCGAGGATCCTGAGAAGATGCTGGCCAACTTCGAGTCGGGCAAGCACAAGTACAGACAGGTCAGCGGGGCGAGGCCcagggccgaggggaggggggcagccatggggctgggagccggggggagtggggagcccaAACAGGTCGATTGAGGGGCCATCCAGCCCGTTCTCTGGTCCCGGGCTGCTGCCCAGCTGGGTCCCATGCCCTGAGGGCGGGGTTGGGAAGGGAGCCTCTGCAAACTGCTGCACCCACGGGCCCTCTCTTGCAGacggtgatgttcacagccaCCATGCCCCCCGCCGTGGAGCGCCTGGCCCGCAGCTACCTGCGCCGCCCTGCCGTGGTCTACATCGGCTCGGCCGGCAAGCCCCACGAGCGCGTGGAGCAGAAGGTCTTCCTCATGTCAGAGTCGGAGAAGAGGTACGAGGGGGGCCAGtgggggctgttgctggggagaTGCGGGGGCTGGGGTGTCAGGATGTCGACCAGGTTCCTGtggggggctctggcaggggctgTCCTGGGGCACGGTGGTGGAATGGAAGCGGATTGTGGGGGGCGGTGTCTCTGACGGGGGGGGCCTGATTCTCTGCCTGCTGACCCAACAGGAAGAAGCTGCTGGCCATCCTGGAGCAGGGCTTCGACCCGCCCATCATCATCTTCGTCAACCAGAAGAAGGGCTGTGACGTGCTGGCCAAGTCGCTGGAGAAGATGGGGGTAAGTGCCAGCCCCCGAGGGGTGTCAATGGTCGccatgcagggccagggcaggctcaCTGGCTCTAGGGGACCCCAGGGCCCAAGCTCTTGTCTGGTGGGTCCCCGTGCTGCTCTGTGGGTCGGGTGCGCTGGGCAGAACCCCTGGGGACCGTTCAAGGAGGGTCGGGTGGGAAGCCGGCCTGCTGCCATGGGGTCGGCTTGGCTCTCCTGCTGCCCGGGCACTGGCCTGCGTGTGTCCTGGCGGGAGCGCGCCCAGGAGTTGCAGCCCTGTTCACGGCACGCCCGGCTCCACAAGCTGCAGTGGGGGCCTGGCTACACAGCCGCTGCTGCTGTGCCAACCCTGTGGGCAGGCGAGGGCGCTGGCTTGCTtggcggggcgggggagctgcaaaCTTGGCCAAGTGCTCTCTGACTCGTGGTGAGTTACCGCCATTCTGCGGAGGCTCCTGCGCTGCAGGCCACAGGACCTCTGGACAGTCAGAGCCAGCGTGCAGGGACGCTTCCTACGTCCCTGCGCTGAGCCATATGGGCCAGGTGAGCCggcctgggggctgtggggggcagggcgcccaTTCCTTTGTACGTCCCTTTGTTGCCTGCTGCCGGGCGGGGGAGAcgtctgtgctgccctgcaggcggGCCGTCAGCTGGCAGGCTGCACGCcgggtgggctgggggctgcatgtGACAGGAGCTCTGTGGTCCACCCGTCTGCCAAGGGGCTGGAGCCTGCGGGTGAATTCCCAGGCCCCTAACAGCAGGGGCTGCCGCTGGCTCTGTGCCGGGCTGCGGGGCGGCCTGCCCGGCCCTGCGGTAAGTCTCCCTGTCACCCCCACGCAGTACAACGCCTGCACCCTGCACGGCGGCAAAGGCCAGGAGCAGCGAGAGTTCGCCCTCTCCAACCTGAAGGCCGGCGCGAAGGACATCCTGGTGGCCACGGACGTGGCTGGCCGTGGTATCGACATCCAGGACGTCTCCATGGTGGTGAACTACGACATGGCCAAGAACATTGAGGGTGAGTCCCGGCCTTGGGGGGACACAGGGACACACAGGGAGTGGTGGGGTGCAGGGCTGCGTGGGGGCTTTCCCCTCGCTCGGTGCTGACCCCAGGACCAGCCCACCAGAGGGGCCCTCCGCTGCTGCAGGCTGACGGGGACCGCGTCTCTGGGTTGCAGAGGGATGTTTCCTCTGTAGAGGCccattgccccacctccttcccgaCTTCACTTCCTGTCTGCACATTCTCCAGCTTTCGGAGGAGGCAAACCAGAGGGTCGTTAGATCTCAGGGCAACTGATTAATCCTGACATCTGGCCGGAATTCCAGCCTGGGTGACCCGGTTCGGTCTTCCTGAAACTCCCCGCCCCCAAGCACTTAGCTAAGCTGCTGTTGTGCAGCTgccatgccccaccccagaagtggctgcatttcagtgcgcTGTCTGATCCTGGTGTTTCTCTGCAGATTACATCCACCGTATCGGCCGCACGGGCCGAGCCGGCAAGAGTGGCATGGCCATCACCTTCCTGACCAAGGAGGACTCCACAGTCTTCTATGACCTAAAGCAAGCCATCCTGGAGAGCCCCGTGTCCTCCTGCCCCCCGGAGCTGGCCAACCACCCAGATGCCCAGCACAAGCCAGGCACCATCCTCACCAAGAAGAGACGGGAGGAGACCATCTTCGCGTGAGTCCCAGGCCAAGGGACTTGGGCAGCTGGGTCCTGGCTGCCATCGGCTACCAGCCAGCACCCCTAGGTACCAGGGGCTGCCAGGCCTTTGGAGCTAGGCCCCCTTCTGCGGGGAGCTCTGCAGGTCacctgcgccccccctcccccacctcctcatcaAGGAGGGACTGATGGAGGAAGAGCCCCCATTTTGGGGCAGCAGCTGTCCCTGTGCTCCCAGGCCTGAACTTTAGCAGCCTGGATTGCAAGCCTGGCCCCTCGTGCGCCACAGAGGGCAGCGCCTGTCAGAACACCTGGGACCAAACTAGGCCACTGGACCCCCGGCTTCACTCGGGTCCTGCTCTGCTTGGCTGCTGACCCGGAAATCCAGCCCGGGACACTTCTGGCTCCCTTGGAAGGGAGTCGAGCTGaattcaccccacccccacctcatgGAGAAAAACTGGGACTGAGCAGAGACCAGCCAGCCCCGGCCTGtagcctcgcccccccccccccctttccaggcTGGCTCCCCTGAGGAGGGCCCTGGCACAGAGGGGGCAGAACCCTCCCCCGCTGGCTTTAAGGGCTTAAACCAAACCCTCTTCACAAATGACGCAGACTGTGCGAGGGgggtggggatctggccccaggcagcACCCAGAGCTTCTGGCTCCTTTTGGGGCGAGTCTCCTTTGCGGGGGGTGGGGCCTGTGTTCCAGCAGCCGGTGGGACATGGTGCCGGGGCTTTTTGTATGTGTAAATTCTTGTTGACTCGAGCGCTGCAGGAATAAAACTGCTGAGAGCGTCTGTGTGCGCAAGACACTGGGCCGTGTCCGGCTCCGCGGCCGGCGAAGAGCCAGAGCtgaggttgggtggggggggcatggcggtctcccccctcccccctccagccagctgggggc includes these proteins:
- the DDX23 gene encoding putative ATP-dependent RNA helicase DDX23, with protein sequence MAGDVPDKKERDLSPPKEERKRASSLDRDRDRKRHRSRERRRGSRSRSRSRSKSAERERRQKERERNKKDREREKDGHRRDKDRKRSRSLSPGRGKDSKSRKERDSRRGEEEEDAALKKEKAQPLSLEELLAKKKAEEEAEAKPKFLSKAEREAEALKRRQQEVEERQRLLEDERKKRKQFQDMGRKMLEDPQERERRERRERMERETNGNEDEEGRQKIREEKDKSKELHAIKERYLGGIKKRRRTRHLNDRKFVFEWDASEDTSIDYNPLYKERHQVQLLGRGFIAGIDLKQQKREQSRFYGDLMEKRRTLEEKEQEEARLRKLRKKEAKQRWDDRHWSQKKLDEMTDRDWRIFREDYSITTKGGKIPNPVRSWKDSSLPPHILEVIDKCGYKEPTPIQRQAIPIGLQNRDIIGVAETGSGKTAAFLIPLLVWITTLPKIDRIEESDQGPYAIILAPTRELAQQIEEETIKFGKPLGIRTVAVIGGISREDQGFRLRMGCEIVIATPGRLIDVLENRYLVLSRCTYVVLDEADRMIDMGFEPDVQKILEHMPVTNQKPDTDEAEDPEKMLANFESGKHKYRQTVMFTATMPPAVERLARSYLRRPAVVYIGSAGKPHERVEQKVFLMSESEKRKKLLAILEQGFDPPIIIFVNQKKGCDVLAKSLEKMGYNACTLHGGKGQEQREFALSNLKAGAKDILVATDVAGRGIDIQDVSMVVNYDMAKNIEDYIHRIGRTGRAGKSGMAITFLTKEDSTVFYDLKQAILESPVSSCPPELANHPDAQHKPGTILTKKRREETIFA